Proteins co-encoded in one Candidatus Limnocylindrales bacterium genomic window:
- a CDS encoding ABC transporter ATP-binding protein → MIQIERLSKIYSMGDIRVLALREVSLSIQRGEFVSIMGPSGSGKSTFMNILGCLDKPTSGTYLLDGIEVTRLNKKELAQLRNKKLGFVFQNFNLLPRTSALENVELPLLYSQVPSRERKARALEVLRKVGLEGREFHYPNQLSGGQQQRVAIARALINKPSILLADEPTGNLDSLMSVEIMRVFQQLNEEGMTLVLVTHEPDIAAYTKRIVTFRDGKIVQDRWVEKPLRAEEELKLLLEQKQVENYAVNFSNSL, encoded by the coding sequence ATCGAGCGTCTTTCTAAGATTTATTCCATGGGGGATATTCGAGTTCTGGCCCTTAGGGAAGTCTCTTTGTCCATACAAAGGGGGGAGTTTGTATCCATTATGGGACCTTCCGGCTCGGGGAAAAGCACCTTTATGAATATTCTGGGATGCCTGGATAAACCCACCAGTGGAACTTATCTCTTAGATGGAATCGAAGTAACCCGCCTCAATAAAAAAGAACTGGCCCAATTGCGAAATAAAAAACTGGGATTTGTGTTTCAAAACTTCAACCTTCTTCCCAGAACCTCGGCCCTTGAAAATGTAGAGCTTCCTTTATTGTATAGCCAGGTTCCTTCCAGGGAACGAAAAGCCCGGGCCCTGGAGGTTTTAAGAAAAGTAGGTCTGGAAGGGCGGGAGTTTCATTATCCAAACCAGCTTTCTGGAGGTCAACAACAAAGGGTTGCCATTGCCCGGGCTTTGATCAATAAGCCCTCTATTCTCTTGGCCGATGAACCTACAGGTAACCTGGATAGCCTCATGAGTGTAGAAATCATGCGGGTTTTCCAGCAACTCAATGAAGAGGGAATGACTCTGGTTTTGGTAACCCATGAACCGGATATCGCGGCCTATACCAAAAGGATTGTGACCTTTCGGGATGGAAAAATTGTCCAGGACAGATGGGTTGAGAAACCTCTCCGGGCAGAGGAAGAACTCAAACTGCTCCTGGAACAGAAACAGGTAGAAAATTATGCTGTCAATTTTTCGAATAGCCTTTAA
- a CDS encoding ABC transporter permease: MLSIFRIAFKALNRNKMRSALTMLGVIIGVGAVIAMIGIAQGAKASTEEAIKKLGTNSLIVFPGSVTRGGVRTGFGSTITLTADDAKAIEKECPAVALVSPGTRTTAQVVYNNQNWFTAINGVGPAYQEIRAWPLESGRFITSQDVDAMTKVAVVGKTVVENLFNGDDPIGQTIRIKKVPFTVIGVLSSKGQVMGQDQDDVILIPYTTAQSRIMGITYVNNISVSAISEQASSEAQAQITELLRKRHRLQPGQENDFSIRSQLETAAAAEESSRVMTMLLGSVASVSLIVGGIGIMNIMLVSVTERTREIGIRMAVGAQEKDILLQFLIEAFVLSLIGGIIGIGAGILSARLISYLAGWPTLISPSSIVISFVFAGLVGVFFGLYPAKKASRLDPIEALRYE; encoded by the coding sequence ATGCTGTCAATTTTTCGAATAGCCTTTAAGGCTTTGAATCGTAATAAAATGCGTTCAGCCCTAACCATGCTTGGGGTCATCATTGGCGTAGGAGCCGTCATTGCCATGATCGGTATCGCTCAGGGGGCTAAAGCTTCTACGGAGGAGGCTATCAAGAAACTGGGGACTAACTCCCTGATTGTATTTCCCGGGAGTGTAACTCGGGGGGGCGTTCGAACCGGTTTTGGAAGTACCATAACCCTCACGGCCGATGATGCCAAAGCCATCGAGAAAGAATGTCCGGCCGTTGCTCTGGTATCCCCGGGGACCCGGACAACCGCTCAGGTGGTTTATAATAACCAGAACTGGTTTACTGCCATCAATGGGGTTGGTCCGGCTTATCAGGAGATCCGTGCCTGGCCCTTAGAATCCGGACGATTCATCACGTCTCAAGATGTAGACGCCATGACCAAGGTCGCAGTGGTGGGCAAAACAGTCGTAGAAAACTTGTTTAATGGAGATGACCCTATCGGTCAAACCATCCGGATTAAGAAGGTTCCCTTTACAGTGATAGGAGTTCTAAGTTCCAAAGGGCAGGTCATGGGACAGGATCAGGATGATGTGATTCTGATCCCTTATACTACCGCACAGAGTCGGATCATGGGAATTACCTATGTTAACAATATTTCCGTTTCTGCAATCAGCGAGCAGGCCTCTTCGGAGGCTCAGGCCCAGATTACCGAACTTTTACGCAAGCGCCACCGTTTGCAACCTGGCCAAGAGAATGATTTTTCCATCCGAAGTCAATTGGAAACAGCCGCTGCTGCCGAGGAATCCAGTCGAGTCATGACGATGTTATTGGGTAGTGTGGCTTCGGTATCCCTCATCGTAGGAGGGATCGGAATCATGAATATTATGTTGGTCTCTGTGACGGAGCGAACCCGTGAGATAGGAATCCGGATGGCTGTAGGGGCCCAGGAAAAGGATATTCTGCTTCAGTTTTTGATTGAAGCCTTTGTACTTAGCTTGATTGGAGGCATTATCGGTATCGGTGCAGGGATTTTATCTGCCAGATTAATTTCCTATCTGGCCGGCTGGCCTACCCTGATTTCTCCCTCCTCTATTG